The stretch of DNA agcctagcgtggatcctggctctcttccccctcatttgtttacgtttgcaccgcttgcgctccctcctctccctggtgacggccggtgtagacgcaggtaaaatcccgtgctggcgtagtgtgtccacatcaaagcagagagcctcagttcttgcagcatgctttacctgatgtttagtaaagtctctcggctgtaggttatgcaacctgagcgtctgggttaagcaaaacagtttaaaactttcactctagaatatgtttacttgctctgcatcaatcgattatctgaagtcgatctgtcttggcttgctgtgccgggtaaccaatcaggtgttaggatccgcccactgactttgatgggtgagtttgacagataaaatgaattcatgaagcactgcaacaccggtccatgaaataattaaataaataatgaaataattatatatatgtttttacattaaatgaactggtattttaatgaattaatgacacatttaatgacatatttatttatttaatgacacatttatttatttaattcccgttttaattaattaatgacacttttaagtatttatttaaagatgtatttatttatttcattctgtcccttttagtcctccatatcaataaagtatacctatctatctatctatctatctatctatctatctatctatctatctatctatctatctatctatctatctcaggGGAGGAAACTcagtttgctgatgttgttCCTGGGCTCCAGactttcctccaaatattgaatataatccttagAGTTCTAGTTATGCATGTTATGTCAAGTTTGTCCAGTGAcctctgagcctctgaaaaCGGGCTGACAGTCAATAAAACtgtctgtaattcctaaacggttaatgccatatttttattcaaccccttaaattaaagctgaaagtctgaaCTTCAGTCGCGTCTTGACTCCATTTCAGACCCTCTGAGGTGCTGAACAGGGGCCACATTATAAATACTGTccctgtccaaatacttatggacctgactCTATATGAAGTTTATAATTATGTGATTGTGACTGTGAGGTTAGTTCACTCCTCagagcatcagtgtgtgtgtgtgtgcaggggtgcCGCCatgaattttgggccccatgaaaaaaaaaaaaaaaatttactcgatgatggtttaataattttattagtttttacctattttttggggcccctgtcaggcaaaggcccttggaattgtcctaacttttcccccatttacGGCGCCCCTGCCTCAGAGCATcagtatgtatatgtgtgtgtgtgtgtgtgtgtgtgtgtgtgtgtgtgtgtgtgtggtgtacgCTTCTTGTCCAGTGATGCCATCCTGAAGTACCTGGCGAACAGGTACGACGTTCCAGAGCACTGGTATCCACGGcaaccagagaggagagccagAGTGGATGAATACACTGCCTggcaccacacaaacacacgaccACATGCTGCCAAAGTATTCTTTctggaggtacacacacacacacacacacacacacacacacacacacacacacacacacacacacacacagaccagacTGGAGCATGATAGATGCTgcacaagaaaacattttgtctgtgaTGAAGCAGCGtgcagggttcagggttcagggttcagggtgcagggtgcagggtgcagggTTCAGGGtgcagggttcagggttcagggttcggGGTGCAGGGTTCAGGGTTCGGGGTTCAGGGTTCGGGGTGCAGGGTACAGGGTGCGGGGTTcggggttcagggttcagggttcggggttcagggttcagggttcagggttcagggttcggGGTTCAGGGTACAGGGTGCAGGGTTcggggttcagggttcagggttcagggtgcagggtgcagggttcggggtgcagggtgcagggtgCAACCACAGACCTGCTGCGAGGAAACTGAAATTGGAAGCCAACAGGAGTGTGCAGAGCGCAgccgggcagcagcagcagggtttCCTGTGGGAgctgagtcacatgaccagcagCAGGTGACACCTGAGACTCACACCTGCTACAGTCACACTGCAAGGCCAAAGGTCCCAATGCTGCGAGCCCCTGAAGGGTCACGATGAGATCTGAAAACAGCACTTCAGGGCCTCTGCACAAGGAAGTGACCTGGAcactggaaacagaaaaaaatccagaaaagtctgtctttgtgtctctctctctctgcctgtctctctctctctgcctgtctgtctcccaggTGTTGGCTCCCCGCATGTCTGGCTCTCCGGTGGATGAAGACAGGTTGTCCAGGGCTCTATCTGACCTCAGCACGACCCTCGACCTGCTGCAGTCCATGTTCCTCCGCCGCCAGCCCTTCCTGTGCGGCGATGACATCACCGTGGCCGACCTGCTGGCCGTCTGCGAGCTCatgcaggtcagaggtcacgccACTCGCTCAAACGCTCTTGTGTCGTGTAGTTTTGTGCTGTGAGTtgtgtgtgatgtcacttcctgtgcggcCCCCCAGCCCCTGGGCGGCGGCAGAGACGTCCTGCGGGACCGTCCGCAGCTGCAGCGCTGGAGGAGCCGCGTCCAATCAGCCGTCGGCGAGTCGTTTGACGCCGCCCACGCCGTTGTGTACGCACTCCGAGACCGCAGCAAGGCCAAGCTCTGATGTCAGCACCGagccggccaatcacagcggGGCTGAGGTGTGAATCTGACACTTTGATCTGCCTGGAGGTCAGagttcagaggtcagaggtgacTTTTTTGTCAGATCAgctgttaaccctttaaaacccaTAAcccgggcttttattttgaaaggttttattgaacaaaaattcacttttttattttttaatttttggagtTCTTTTTCTTGGAATTTCtttcacagatgtttttttttttttttttttttggtaattttcttctaatttaactttaaatattataataattggAAACAGTCTTCttgtaaaatgattttattttttgcacattttccaggAATGATTTAgtaattttctagtaatttccGTTTTTTGTACTAATTTGCTAAAACCTTTGGTGTtcgtttgttttcctgtttttctccacatgttctgatcattttcttgtaattttttaatttttgctcgTTTGCTCCTGAGCGGCTCAGTCTGCAGGTTCAAACCGGTTCAGAATAACGTCTTTATGAATCAGATGGTTTGAGGTGTTCTAGTTCCCGGTGGTAAAATCCCGTTTGGAGAAGCGTCTGCCTGTCCGTGTCACTGTGTGGTTCTGAAGCTCTAATCAGAACCAGTGGCTTGGTAATAAAATATTCTAATCAGATTATTTGTGTCGCAGCGTGTCCTGatcatttcattatcatttcaaCACCATGACCCTTCCtgtagcgccaccctcaggccaaacatCTGACTGGACTCAAAGCATCTTTAAAGCTCCACTGGTTCTTgaatggttcttcaaaatgctcgGTGGTTCtccagagaaccatcagcagctgaagaacctctttatttaggggctggttctccacacactctgtggttctttaaagaactaaaggttcttcatgtttactgGAGACGGAGTATGAAGGTTCTTCAGAGTGAGGTGAAAGACGTGGTGTCCGCTGTGGGCTCTTTGCTGTCCAGGTGCTCTGTGGGCTAAGTGACATATTCACCCTGCTGTTCTCATTAAGAAGAGAAACGGTAATTACTAAATACAACATAAATCAATTAGAGGTGAGAGtttacattaataaacatatCCAGCTCAAAACCCTGCAGCAGAGGTGGCTCACATATCAAGTCAACAGTAATCATCTAGGATGGAAATTTACACGGACTGCTCCTTCAAGGTTCAAGGAGTCTTTTATTATCCCCGTGGGGCAAATTGCTCTGCAGCCAGCAATAgtaggacaaaaaaacaatcagccactacacagaatgacaaaaacatataaCACAGAATGAAACAATAGTTAGAACAGACAATTATAATCATTTGTTCAGAAACCCAATGGCAGCAGGGACAAAAGAGTATTTTAGTCTGTTCGTTCTGCATCTTGGCAGGATGTACCTGCGGCCTGACGGGAGCAGCACAAACTCACCAACCAAGGGGTGGCTCTGATCAGTGAGGAGTGAGCGGGCCTTGCTCAGGGTTTTGAGCTTATATATGTCAGAAAGAGCATTGAGATTAATCCCTGCAATTTTGCTGCACGCTTTCACTATACCCTGcagtctgtttttgttcttaagGGAAAGTAAGCCGAaccagcaaacaaaagaaaaggttaGAACAGATTCAATGAAACAGGAATAAAACATCCTCATAAAAGTGCTGTCAACATTAAAGCTCCACAGTTTCCTATAAAAGTACATTCGTTGATGTGCCTTTTTACAGACAGCATCCACatgcaaatcaaaacacagcttGTCATCAATGTTAGTACCAAGATATTTGTAATTATGGACCAGCTCGACAGCTTGATCCTCAATGACAAGAGGAGAGGTGACTGACAGGTGTTTACGGAAGTCAATCaacatttctttagtttttgaCACGTTGATGCACATAAACGATGAGGAACACCGGTCCGTGAATTCCTTCACCACAGGGCCGTGGTCAGGGTCGTCACTGCTCAGCAAGGACACGATTACTGAGTCATcagcaaatttcaaaatgtgacGCCTCACGTGTTGGCTACGGCACTCGTTCgtgtacaaaacaaataacaaaggTGAAAGGACGCAGCCCTGAGGTGATCCAGTGGAGGAGACAAGAGTGTCTGACAGGACACCATTGACCCTCACACGCTGTGGTCTTTCAGTTAAAAAGTCCTTTAGCCAGGCTATAAGACCAGGATCAATGCTGTGGAAGTCCCTCAATCTCTCTGCTAAAATGTGTGGCTGTATGCAGTTAAAAGCAGATGAAAAGTCAATGAATAAAAGACGAGCAAAAGTCTTGGCTCCCTCAAGGTGAGTCAAGACGAGATTTAAAAGGGTGGCCAATGCATCTTCAACACCTCTGCCTGACCTCTGCCTGACCTGTCCTTTATCTCAACCACAATCTGTCTCAGATAACAACAgaacgttgttgttgttgatgttggtctataaaccatcagcaaacagggagaaatgaTGGTGatgtaaaaaacatatttttttaatagtaCAATGATCATGTTGATCTTGGTCAAATGTTAAAAGACTCCGTGTTTCACCAGTTAATCTGCGGGCCACTAACAGCACcagaggggtgtactacgaagcaggttcagtgggttagcaggtatgttgagtctaaagccaggctttcctgtatcacgaaggtggctctcttttaacccggctagatcaccatggtaacttatgcttaactcataacctgttcccgaccaggttatgagctaagtttaaccccaCCCGgatataaaagcggcgctatctcacccaggtgaaatcatgaaaagtaatttttgtccggtgtttggtaacacatgcacaatgcaggtctactattagtggtgcacagacttcacgtttgttagaaatattccgttgtatcacagactttgttatagtaggctactttttttttttaaaggaaaccccttataacggtgactgtcacggcatgatgattggacgggagcagccagtggtgattcaaacgcactccaaacgccacttatttcgatttagaaaaaaagatttaacaaaaaaggagcaaacaaacatcaaccgaaatggctccataattcaagttaaacttcaaatgtaacgaacaattatctgaaactactgacaagtggctctaagcagcgtaaatagtggtcaaaattgtcatgtaaccatggtaaccaccgcctgctccgtccgacactgctagactcacccacacacaccttcagtcacctgacttcacctcaggctttacctccaattcctaggaaacactcccataaggctactgaagttacatatttctaaactaaaattcataatactgaatgaatattgcagcaattatttaaaatggctataacagtgacagaatccccctttgtgcttcctttgaaattaatcgccagctctcctctctcgccttatttgcggccacagtgttgctcttggcattaattttatttttgaaattttcatagctttccatgaggacaagctgctcctcttgcgtgaaatctgcagcccgtgaacggtccatttttcacggaagtagaatcatatgatgccaaaacgcccccttttctgtgaatgcgcacagagcacaaagctgacagccgggcttaacaaaccttgatgagaaccatcgtcgtgataccacttaactttgactagagctttaggttttgttgagcctgatagtgaacacaaagcctggctatgttgagcctccttcagAGTACAGCCCTCTGGAGTCCAGGGGGATTCAAACACCCGGGCGATTAACTAGGGAAATACGGTACATGAAGGATGAGGAGTACAGCAGACActcaacacacagacagcagagcagacatGTTATTGACAAGACCCCCCCCCACCTGTCACAGATCAGGAAGAccctgaggtcagaggtcacacctGTCCTCTGGGTGCTGCCCCGGGCCAACCCCTATCCTGAGGAGCCGGGACACTACGGGACGATCTTATTCTGCAGTGCATTAAACATCATCCAGCCCCTCATCCTGACAGCTGGGCCGGGGGCCGGGGGGCCGGGGGGccggggtcaggggtcaggggtcaggggctCACAGGGGACAGTTCCTGCTGTCCCGGTCCACAGCAGACTTTAGGTTCAGTTCTGAGTCGGGGTGACGATGCAGGCGGGGCGGCAGGGGCAGGAGTGCAGGGACCTTGTGGAGGTCACGACCCCTGAGCCGCCGCCTCATCAGAGAACCAATCACAAGAGTTTTCTGGTTTGCACGTCAACTAACTTTGTGCTGATTggttcacattttgacagacagacactcttcatttatttgatttatagaaacaaacaaaaacaaaaacagtgggTGGTTGGAGGCCCCCGGGCCCCCGGGCCCCTCGCTCGACCCGGTGGAGAATTCGTGCCTTGGCGTAGTGGCACCTGATTGGCTGCCCTGCTCTACGGCtgggcagggggcggggcttggctCCTTTTTGCAGGATGGTCCTCGTCTTCATCGTctcgcctcctcttcctcctggacACTTCCTGAGGGGGgggctgctgcacacacacacacacacacacactttaatacTTGATGTCCATTTATGACAgaatagtgacatcatcactcCAACACATTAGCACTAGCaggtaaaggtgtgtgtgtgtgtgtgtggttaccaTGGCGCTGgcgtcagcagcagcagctgcagggtaCATGAGACTGTGAGCCTGCTCCAACATCACAgggtcctacacacacacacacacacacacacacacacacacacacacacacacacacacacacacacacacacacacacacacacacagtttgttacTTCCAGTGGAATCAAATCAAGTCATCGAGCTGagattaaaaactgaaaacaaaaaaaaagaacattaataaacaatgaTCCAAAAAAGAATCAGacccaagaaaataaaagtcatgtcaacaataacaataataataataataaaactactgattaaaatgaatgaataaaatatttaccagaaaatgaccagaaacttagcaaaaaaataaaatgaggacaagagaaaaagagattaGTGACGGTGAGGCGCTGACCCAGGACCAGGTCTGACCCAGGACCAGGTCTGACCCAGGACCAGGTCTGACCCAGGACCAGGTCTGATCCAGGACCAGGTCTGACCCAGGACCAGGTCTGACCCAGGACCAGGTCCGACCCAGGACCAGGTCTGACCCAGGACCAGGTCTGATCCAGGACCAGGTCTGACCCAGGACCAGGTCTGATCCAGGACCAGGTCTGATCCAGGACCAGGTCTGAACCAGGACCAGGTCTGATCCATCATCACACAgcttttatttagatttatgtattttgcttcattttctaGGAACCTTTTTATTCATTCCCTCCTTGGGGGTCATGTCTTGTTGAGTTTTGATCAACTGGACCAAAAATCAATGAGATTTGAGATCAATGAGACCAGGACTCAGATCCAGACAGCTGGAGACAGAACCAGGCTAACAACTctcatagacctcaagtctttatgctaagctaacaggaaatgctaccatAGGAATTGAACCAGTCCAGAGGTgcagatggtgtccaacatctggtctcagtctggggaagacagggattttgcccaaaatggtGGAATGTAACTTTAATGCTCAGTGTGGACTGGAAATGCTCTCAGGAGCTGCCGCAGCGCTCCGCCCGTCCCGCTCCGCCCGTCCCGCTCCGCCCGTCCCGCTCCGCTCCGCCGACCTCAGCGGGAACGTCTTTTCTACTCTATTCCATTTCTACAGGTCGATGTTATGATGACATCATTGTGagcatgtgacatcatcacctggAGCCACGGGTGCTGCAGGGCTTCCTCTATCGTCATCCTCTGGGAGGGATCCACCACCAGCAGCTTCCTCACCATGTCCTtcgctgcgcacacacacacacacacacacacacacacacacacacacacacacacacacacacacacacacacacacacacacacacacacacacacacacacacacacacacacacacacacacacacagtgtattgGAAATCTGTTCCAGACAATTATCAGAATTGTTCAGTGATCAGTTTGGTTGTTCTGATTGGACAGAAGCGAGTGGGCGGAGCCTCAGGTGGCGTGCAGGAGCTCAGCTTTGAAAACATCTGCatatcaaaaacatttaaagacttaaatgtaaatgtgatacTAGACAGTTTTTAAAGAAACTGTCTTTtccagttttctgttttgtcttttgtttttggatgcTGCAATTTCAAGTTTACTGCAAGTGTatctgttgtcatggtaacctCATCTGTCCCCAAAGGGAAGAATTCAGTTCTGATTCATTTACTGTgaatactgtaaacacactgcCTATTTGTCTACTGCAGTACTCACAGAgccacagcctgcaggtcagtgttgtgtccagcgggggcagcactgagctaaacagcctgcagaaccacaggagaaccaatcatctgcttcctaaatgttccacatttccttcctctgagctcagagaaatgtggatctctctgctcagcctctgcagcgccccctgcaggaggagcaggattatcatctacagagctgacact from Myripristis murdjan chromosome 9, fMyrMur1.1, whole genome shotgun sequence encodes:
- the gstt2 gene encoding glutathione S-transferase theta-2 — its product is MATGRFVEVYLDLLSQPCRAVHILLACAKVPHRVRTVALRKGEHRTPEFTKLNPMQKVPVMVDNGFVLTESDAILKYLANRYDVPEHWYPRQPERRARVDEYTAWHHTNTRPHAAKVFFLEVLAPRMSGSPVDEDRLSRALSDLSTTLDLLQSMFLRRQPFLCGDDITVADLLAVCELMQPLGGGRDVLRDRPQLQRWRSRVQSAVGESFDAAHAVVYALRDRSKAKL